Proteins encoded together in one Mycobacterium simiae window:
- a CDS encoding acyl-CoA synthetase, translating to MAVALNIADLAEHAIDAVPDRVALICGADKLTYAGLEEKANRFAHYLIEQGVKKDDKVGLYCRNRIEIVIAMLGTVKAGAILVNVNYRYVEGELRYLFDNSDMVALVHERQYSDRVANVLPETPNVKTVLVVEDGSDNDYHRYGGVEFYSAIAGCSAERDFGPRSADDIYLLYTGGTTGFPKGVMWRHEDIYRVLFGGTDFVTGEFVSDEYDLAKAAAANPPMVRYPIPPMIHGATQSATWMSIFSGQTTVLAPEFNADQVWRTIHEHKVNLLFFTGDAMARPLLDALLAHQDKGNEYDLSSLFLLASTAALFSPSIKEKLLELLPNRVITDSIGSSETGFGGTSVVAKDAPHSGGPRVTIDHRTVVLDEDGNEVKPGSGVRGFIAKKGNIPVGYYKDEKKTAETFKTINGVRYAIPGDFATVEEDGTVTMLGRGSVSINSGGEKIYPEEVEAALKGHPDVFDALVVGVPDPRYGQHVAAVVQARPGTRPTLAELDAFVRSEIAGYKVPRSLWLVDEVKRSPAGKPDYRWAKEQTEARPADDVHAAHVTA from the coding sequence GTGGCCGTGGCCCTGAATATTGCCGATCTTGCCGAGCACGCCATCGACGCCGTGCCTGACCGTGTCGCCCTCATCTGCGGTGCTGACAAGCTCACCTACGCCGGGCTCGAGGAGAAGGCCAACCGCTTCGCGCACTACCTCATCGAACAGGGCGTGAAAAAAGACGACAAAGTCGGACTCTACTGCCGCAACCGCATTGAGATCGTCATTGCGATGCTCGGCACCGTCAAAGCCGGCGCAATCCTGGTGAACGTCAACTATCGCTACGTCGAGGGCGAGCTGCGCTACCTGTTCGACAATTCCGACATGGTCGCGCTGGTCCACGAGCGGCAATATTCCGATCGCGTGGCCAACGTGCTGCCCGAGACGCCGAACGTCAAGACGGTGCTGGTGGTCGAGGACGGTAGCGACAACGACTACCACCGTTACGGCGGCGTCGAGTTCTACTCCGCCATCGCCGGTTGCTCAGCCGAACGCGACTTCGGCCCGCGCAGCGCCGACGACATCTACTTGCTCTACACCGGCGGCACCACCGGATTCCCGAAGGGCGTGATGTGGCGGCACGAGGACATCTACCGCGTGCTGTTCGGTGGAACCGACTTCGTGACAGGCGAATTCGTCTCCGACGAGTACGACCTGGCCAAGGCCGCCGCGGCCAACCCGCCGATGGTCCGCTACCCGATTCCGCCGATGATCCACGGCGCCACCCAGTCGGCGACCTGGATGTCCATCTTTTCCGGTCAAACCACTGTTCTGGCACCCGAATTCAATGCCGACCAAGTCTGGCGCACGATTCACGAGCACAAAGTGAACCTGCTGTTCTTCACCGGCGACGCGATGGCCCGGCCGTTGCTGGACGCCCTGCTGGCCCACCAGGACAAAGGTAACGAGTACGACCTGTCGTCGCTGTTTCTGCTCGCCTCCACCGCGGCCCTGTTCTCGCCCAGCATCAAGGAGAAGCTGCTCGAGCTGCTGCCGAACCGGGTGATCACCGATTCCATCGGCTCTTCGGAAACAGGGTTTGGAGGTACCAGCGTCGTCGCCAAGGACGCCCCGCACAGCGGCGGTCCGCGCGTGACAATCGATCACCGCACGGTCGTCCTCGACGAGGACGGCAACGAGGTCAAGCCGGGCTCTGGAGTTCGCGGCTTCATCGCCAAGAAGGGCAACATTCCCGTCGGCTATTACAAGGACGAGAAGAAGACCGCCGAGACGTTCAAGACCATCAACGGCGTCCGCTACGCCATCCCCGGCGATTTCGCCACCGTCGAAGAGGACGGCACCGTCACGATGTTGGGCCGCGGTTCGGTGTCGATCAACAGTGGTGGCGAGAAGATCTACCCCGAAGAGGTCGAGGCCGCCCTCAAAGGCCACCCAGATGTCTTCGACGCGTTGGTGGTCGGGGTGCCCGACCCGCGTTACGGCCAGCATGTCGCGGCGGTGGTGCAGGCCCGACCCGGAACCCGGCCGACGCTGGCCGAGCTCGACGCCTTTGTGCGCTCTGAGATCGCGGGATACAAAGTGCCACGCAGCCTTTGGTTGGTCGACGAGGTCAAGCGCTCACCGGCCGGGAAGCCGGATTACCGCTGGGCCAAGGAGCAGACCGAGGCTCGGCCCGCCGACGACGTGCACGCCGCGCACGTGACCGCTTGA
- a CDS encoding fructosamine kinase family protein, whose product MSDFAKQNPNAPPGYFAWEAAGLRWLSAVPGGVPCARVVSVDASSLVLRRLASVSPTSASARVFGRRLAVTHDAGAPAFGAGPDGWTGPGFFGPLAHPLPMSLRPHPRWGEFYADERLAPMAERAAPRLDASTRTLIDTVMQRCRAGDFDDDDGPARLHGDLWSGNVMWTRDGVVLIDPAAHAGHRESDLAMLALFGCPHYELVVAGYQEVRPLQPGWRQRIGLHQLYPLLAHVVLFGGGYVQRVWSCARAVLAG is encoded by the coding sequence TTGAGCGACTTCGCCAAACAGAATCCGAACGCGCCCCCCGGCTACTTTGCGTGGGAGGCCGCGGGCCTGCGCTGGTTATCCGCTGTCCCCGGGGGCGTGCCGTGCGCGCGGGTGGTATCGGTCGACGCATCCAGCCTTGTCTTGCGCCGACTCGCGTCGGTGAGCCCGACCTCCGCGTCGGCCCGCGTGTTCGGCCGTCGATTGGCTGTCACGCACGACGCGGGTGCGCCCGCCTTCGGCGCCGGTCCCGACGGCTGGACCGGCCCGGGCTTTTTCGGCCCGCTGGCGCACCCATTGCCGATGTCGCTGCGACCGCATCCACGCTGGGGCGAGTTCTACGCCGACGAGCGACTGGCTCCCATGGCCGAGCGTGCCGCGCCACGGCTCGACGCCTCGACCCGCACCCTCATCGACACCGTCATGCAGCGCTGCCGGGCGGGCGACTTCGACGACGATGACGGGCCGGCGCGGCTGCATGGCGACCTCTGGAGCGGCAACGTGATGTGGACGCGGGACGGCGTGGTGCTGATTGACCCGGCCGCACACGCCGGGCACCGGGAATCCGACCTCGCGATGCTCGCCCTGTTCGGCTGCCCGCACTACGAGCTCGTCGTCGCCGGCTACCAGGAGGTACGACCGCTGCAGCCGGGCTGGCGTCAGCGCATCGGACTGCATCAGCTCTACCCGTTGCTGGCCCATGTCGTGCTGTTCGGCGGCGGTTATGTGCAACGGGTGTGGTCCTGTGCCCGGGCCGTCCTGGCCGGCTGA
- a CDS encoding amidohydrolase family protein: MTIDVWMQHPTARFLRSEMLASLRRWTGGSMPDGDVAIEATLASMDAAGVQWGLLSAWYGPNGQDLISNDEVAEWIRLHPNRFAGLATVDLDRPMEAVRELRRRISAGFVGLRVVPWLWNAPPTDRRYYPLFAECVDAGVPFCTQVGHTGPLRPSDTGRPIPYVDQVALDFPELVIVCGHVGYPWTEEMVAVARKHHNVYIDTSAYTVRRLPEELIRFMKTGTGQRKVLFGTNYPMIGHEHALVGLDDLGLDEVARHDFLHGNAERVFRLEANR, translated from the coding sequence ATGACCATCGATGTGTGGATGCAGCATCCGACGGCGCGGTTCCTGCGCAGCGAGATGCTGGCGTCCCTGCGGCGGTGGACGGGCGGGTCGATGCCGGACGGCGACGTTGCGATCGAGGCGACGCTGGCGTCGATGGACGCCGCCGGCGTGCAGTGGGGTCTGCTCAGCGCGTGGTACGGCCCCAACGGCCAAGACCTGATCTCCAACGACGAGGTCGCGGAGTGGATTCGGTTGCATCCGAACCGTTTTGCCGGTTTGGCGACGGTCGACCTGGATCGTCCGATGGAAGCGGTCCGCGAGTTGAGGCGACGAATCAGTGCGGGATTCGTCGGGCTGCGAGTGGTGCCGTGGCTGTGGAATGCCCCGCCCACCGATCGCCGCTACTACCCACTGTTCGCCGAGTGCGTCGATGCGGGCGTGCCGTTCTGCACTCAGGTCGGTCACACGGGCCCGCTGCGGCCGTCGGACACCGGCCGCCCGATTCCCTACGTTGACCAGGTCGCGCTCGACTTTCCCGAATTGGTGATCGTGTGCGGACACGTCGGCTACCCCTGGACCGAGGAGATGGTGGCCGTCGCGCGTAAGCACCACAATGTGTACATCGATACGTCCGCCTATACCGTGCGGCGGCTGCCGGAAGAACTGATTAGATTCATGAAAACCGGTACCGGACAACGCAAAGTCCTATTCGGCACCAACTACCCGATGATCGGTCACGAGCATGCTTTGGTCGGGCTGGACGACCTGGGACTCGACGAGGTGGCTCGTCACGACTTTCTGCACGGCAACGCCGAACGCGTATTCAGACTGGAGGCGAACAGGTGA
- a CDS encoding acetolactate synthase large subunit produces MNGAQALIKTLVDAGVDVCFANPGTSEMHFVAALDAVPQMRGVLALFEGVATGAADGYARIADRPAAVLLHLGPGLGNGLANLHNARRARVPMVVVVGDHATYHKKYDAPLESDIDAVAGTVSGWVRRSGAATDVALDAAEAIAACRAGSQIATLILPADASWSDGAQPAPAPAARPAAAPLLRPEVAEVLKSGEPTVIMVGGDATRARGLAAAARICEATGARLLCETFPTRLERGAGVPAVDRLAYFAEAAAAQLDGAKHLVLAGAKSPVSFFAYPNMASDLVPAGCGVHVLAEYDGAADALEALAEELAPGTMAPVAAASRPQLPTGALTSASAAGVIGALMPERAIVVDESNTSGLLLAQATAGAPAHDWLTLTGGAIGYGIPAAVGAAVAAPDRPVLCLESDGSAMYTISGLWTQARENLDVTTVVYDNSAYDILRIELQRVGAGSAPGPEALDLLDLSRPTMDFVKIAEGMGVPARRATTAEEFADALRAALAEPGPHLIDAVVPSITG; encoded by the coding sequence GTGAACGGTGCGCAGGCTTTGATCAAGACGCTGGTGGACGCCGGCGTCGACGTATGCTTTGCCAACCCCGGTACTTCGGAGATGCACTTCGTGGCCGCGCTGGACGCCGTACCCCAGATGCGGGGTGTGCTCGCCCTTTTCGAGGGCGTCGCGACGGGTGCGGCCGACGGGTATGCGCGCATCGCGGACCGTCCGGCCGCCGTGCTGCTGCATCTGGGGCCTGGACTGGGCAACGGCCTGGCGAATCTGCACAATGCCCGGCGAGCCCGGGTACCGATGGTGGTGGTCGTCGGCGACCACGCCACGTACCACAAAAAGTATGACGCCCCACTGGAATCCGACATCGACGCGGTTGCCGGCACCGTCTCGGGATGGGTGCGCCGCTCGGGTGCCGCCACCGACGTCGCACTCGATGCCGCCGAGGCGATCGCCGCGTGCCGCGCCGGGTCGCAGATCGCCACCTTGATCCTGCCTGCCGATGCATCCTGGTCGGACGGAGCCCAGCCCGCGCCGGCTCCCGCCGCACGCCCGGCGGCGGCCCCGTTGTTGCGACCCGAGGTCGCCGAGGTGCTGAAGTCGGGGGAGCCGACGGTGATCATGGTGGGCGGCGATGCGACCCGGGCCCGCGGTCTGGCCGCGGCAGCCCGGATCTGTGAGGCGACCGGGGCGCGCTTGCTGTGCGAGACGTTTCCCACCCGGCTGGAGCGTGGTGCCGGTGTCCCGGCCGTGGATCGGTTGGCCTACTTCGCGGAAGCGGCGGCCGCCCAGCTGGACGGCGCCAAGCATCTCGTCCTGGCTGGCGCGAAATCGCCGGTGTCGTTTTTCGCCTACCCCAACATGGCCAGCGACCTGGTTCCGGCGGGCTGCGGGGTGCACGTGCTCGCCGAGTACGACGGCGCGGCCGACGCATTGGAGGCTTTGGCCGAGGAGCTCGCACCCGGCACCATGGCACCGGTGGCCGCCGCGTCGCGCCCGCAATTGCCGACTGGCGCGCTGACCTCCGCGTCGGCGGCTGGCGTGATAGGGGCGCTGATGCCCGAACGGGCGATCGTCGTCGACGAGTCGAACACCTCCGGGTTGCTGCTGGCACAGGCCACCGCCGGAGCACCCGCGCATGATTGGCTGACCCTGACCGGCGGGGCCATCGGCTATGGCATTCCCGCCGCGGTGGGTGCGGCGGTGGCTGCTCCGGACCGCCCGGTGCTCTGCCTGGAATCCGACGGCTCGGCGATGTACACGATTTCCGGATTGTGGACCCAGGCGCGGGAGAACCTCGACGTGACGACGGTGGTTTACGACAACAGCGCTTACGACATCCTGCGCATCGAGTTGCAACGCGTAGGCGCCGGATCGGCGCCCGGGCCGGAGGCACTCGATCTGCTCGATTTGTCCCGGCCAACAATGGATTTCGTCAAAATCGCCGAGGGTATGGGGGTGCCGGCGCGTCGGGCGACCACGGCCGAGGAATTCGCCGATGCGCTGCGCGCCGCCTTAGCCGAGCCCGGGCCGCACCTCATCGATGCGGTGGTGCCCTCGATCACCGGCTAG
- a CDS encoding alpha/beta fold hydrolase encodes MTTFALIHGGWYGAWCWELLTPLLESGGHRSVAMDLPAADGSATFDTYAEVVCAALDGCNDDVVVVGHSMNATTAALVAARRPVRHVVYLCAIPPALGQSLQEQFATETDMTDFAWMAALGALDGQGAQTWADHSLARQLLFADVDDVTAKRAIDRLRPQSPGPTEVKLSLTEFPSTRYTSVICADDRMVRPEWSRRVARERFAADIVELAGGHTPFLSRPAVLANLLRCIADLPEERMLVAKSRRRPSNPTAV; translated from the coding sequence ATGACGACATTCGCGTTGATACACGGTGGCTGGTACGGCGCCTGGTGTTGGGAACTGTTGACACCACTGCTCGAAAGCGGCGGACACCGGTCGGTGGCAATGGATCTGCCCGCCGCTGACGGATCGGCGACATTCGACACATATGCCGAGGTAGTGTGCGCCGCACTCGACGGCTGCAATGACGACGTGGTGGTGGTCGGGCACTCCATGAACGCTACGACGGCGGCGCTGGTCGCGGCGCGGCGGCCGGTTCGGCACGTGGTCTATCTGTGTGCCATCCCGCCTGCCCTCGGCCAGAGCCTGCAGGAACAATTCGCGACCGAAACCGACATGACCGACTTCGCCTGGATGGCAGCGCTCGGGGCGTTGGACGGGCAGGGAGCGCAGACGTGGGCCGACCACAGCCTCGCTCGACAGCTGCTGTTCGCCGACGTCGATGACGTCACGGCCAAACGTGCGATCGACCGGCTCCGGCCGCAATCCCCTGGGCCCACCGAAGTGAAGTTATCGCTCACCGAATTCCCTTCGACGAGATACACTTCCGTCATTTGCGCCGACGATCGGATGGTCCGACCGGAGTGGTCCAGGCGGGTCGCTCGCGAGCGGTTCGCCGCCGACATCGTCGAACTCGCCGGCGGTCACACACCATTCCTCTCCAGGCCGGCGGTACTGGCAAACCTGTTGCGGTGCATAGCAGATTTGCCTGAGGAAAGGATGCTCGTCGCGAAAAGTCGCCGCAGACCTTCTAATCCCACCGCCGTCTAG
- a CDS encoding serine hydrolase, producing the protein MTSRPLELALEASFDQLAEGVPANIGVAVARPDRTYSLGRWWSGVAWSTIKVPLAIAALRSDWLNARDLAVKAIAESDNRASEQLWSLLGEPVDAARKVQGVVAEGGDTATVVESRRLRRGFTAFGQTQWTLQRQARFAAELPSIPGATEVIEIMGDLIPDHRWGLAANGFAAKGGWGPGTNGDYLVRQFGILPTPSGQWGVALAAEVSDHSFETGVEVINTTVDWLISRLPVLARY; encoded by the coding sequence ATGACGTCCAGACCTTTGGAGCTGGCGCTCGAAGCTAGCTTTGACCAGCTTGCCGAGGGGGTACCGGCCAACATTGGCGTCGCGGTTGCCCGACCGGACCGGACATATTCACTGGGTAGATGGTGGTCTGGCGTCGCTTGGTCGACAATCAAAGTTCCGCTGGCGATCGCGGCGCTGCGCAGCGACTGGCTCAATGCTCGTGACCTTGCGGTCAAGGCCATCGCCGAATCCGACAATCGCGCATCAGAACAGCTGTGGTCGCTGCTGGGCGAGCCGGTGGACGCGGCACGCAAGGTACAGGGAGTCGTCGCCGAAGGGGGTGACACCGCCACCGTGGTCGAATCACGCCGGCTGCGCCGTGGTTTCACCGCGTTTGGCCAGACGCAGTGGACGTTGCAGCGACAAGCCCGGTTCGCCGCGGAGCTGCCATCGATTCCCGGTGCGACCGAGGTAATCGAGATCATGGGTGACCTCATCCCCGATCATCGATGGGGGCTGGCCGCCAACGGCTTTGCGGCCAAAGGCGGTTGGGGACCGGGGACGAACGGTGATTACCTGGTCCGGCAATTCGGCATTCTGCCCACTCCGTCGGGGCAGTGGGGTGTGGCGTTGGCCGCCGAGGTGAGCGACCACAGTTTCGAGACCGGCGTCGAGGTCATCAACACGACGGTGGACTGGCTGATCAGCCGCCTTCCCGTGCTGGCTCGCTACTGA
- the fadD17 gene encoding long-chain-fatty-acid--CoA ligase FadD17 — protein MRSGQAGVFTPAIPSDPTVTKLLAPLAEIDDRGVFFEDSFTSWRDHLHHGAAIAATLRERLDPGRPPHVGVLLENTPLFSAMLVAAGMSGVVPVGLNPVRRGEALAKDIAKADCQLVLADAKSAAPLGDIPHVNVDSPAWAGEVEAHRDAEPHFQTASAEDLFMLIFTSGTSGEPKAVKCSHGKVAIAGLTMAQRFDLGVDDICYVSMPLFHSNAVLVGWAVAAACRGSMALRRKFSASNFLVDVRRYGATYANYVGKPLSYVLATPEQPDDANNPLRAVYGNEGVPADIERFGRRFGCVVQDGFGSTEGGVAIARTPDTPPGALGPLTEGLEIVDPDTGKPCPVGVVGELVNTAGPGRFEGYYNDPAAEAERMAGGVYHSGDLAYRDEDGYAYFAGRLGDWMRVDGENLGAAPIERVLLRYPDAAEAAVYAIPDPVVGDQVMAALVLTPGAEFDAERFRTFLAAQPDLGPKQWPSYVRISSELPRTVTFKVLKRQLAAEGLDCDDRVWPIPR, from the coding sequence ATGCGGTCCGGGCAAGCGGGCGTTTTCACCCCGGCGATCCCGTCGGATCCCACGGTCACCAAACTGTTGGCGCCGCTGGCTGAAATTGATGACCGGGGCGTCTTTTTCGAGGATTCGTTCACCAGCTGGCGCGACCATCTGCACCATGGGGCCGCGATCGCGGCGACGCTGCGCGAACGGCTCGACCCGGGCCGACCGCCGCATGTCGGCGTGCTGCTGGAGAACACTCCGCTGTTTTCGGCGATGTTGGTGGCGGCCGGAATGTCGGGCGTCGTGCCGGTCGGTCTCAACCCGGTGCGCCGCGGCGAGGCGCTGGCCAAGGACATCGCCAAGGCCGATTGTCAGCTGGTGCTGGCTGACGCCAAATCGGCTGCCCCGCTTGGCGACATCCCGCATGTGAATGTCGACTCGCCGGCGTGGGCCGGCGAGGTCGAGGCCCATCGCGACGCCGAGCCACATTTCCAGACCGCCTCGGCCGAAGACCTTTTCATGCTGATCTTCACCTCGGGCACCAGCGGTGAGCCCAAGGCGGTCAAGTGCAGCCACGGCAAGGTCGCGATCGCCGGATTGACGATGGCCCAACGCTTCGACCTCGGTGTTGACGACATCTGTTATGTGTCGATGCCGTTGTTCCACTCCAACGCGGTGCTGGTGGGGTGGGCGGTGGCCGCAGCATGCCGGGGTTCAATGGCATTGCGGCGCAAGTTTTCCGCGTCGAACTTCTTGGTCGACGTCCGCCGCTACGGTGCCACCTACGCCAACTATGTGGGCAAGCCGCTGTCGTACGTGCTGGCCACACCGGAGCAACCCGACGACGCGAATAACCCGTTGCGGGCGGTGTACGGCAACGAGGGAGTCCCCGCGGACATCGAGCGGTTCGGCCGCCGATTCGGCTGCGTCGTGCAAGATGGGTTCGGCTCGACCGAGGGTGGGGTCGCTATCGCACGCACTCCCGACACGCCGCCCGGCGCATTGGGGCCGCTGACCGAGGGGCTCGAGATCGTCGACCCAGACACCGGTAAGCCCTGCCCGGTGGGCGTCGTCGGCGAACTGGTGAACACAGCCGGGCCGGGCCGATTCGAGGGCTACTACAACGACCCCGCGGCCGAAGCCGAACGCATGGCGGGCGGCGTCTATCACAGCGGCGACCTTGCCTATCGCGATGAAGACGGATATGCGTACTTTGCTGGGCGGCTTGGTGATTGGATGAGGGTCGACGGTGAGAATTTGGGTGCCGCACCAATCGAGCGAGTGTTGCTGCGTTACCCTGACGCAGCCGAGGCCGCCGTCTATGCGATCCCCGACCCCGTGGTCGGTGACCAGGTGATGGCCGCGCTGGTGCTGACGCCCGGCGCCGAGTTCGATGCCGAACGGTTTAGAACCTTCCTAGCCGCGCAACCCGACCTGGGGCCCAAACAGTGGCCGTCATACGTCCGGATCAGTTCGGAGCTGCCCCGGACGGTGACGTTCAAGGTGCTCAAGCGCCAGTTGGCGGCCGAAGGCCTCGACTGCGATGATCGGGTATGGCCTATACCTCGATAG
- a CDS encoding acyl-CoA dehydrogenase family protein — MDFTTTEAAQDLGGLVDTIVDSVCTPEHQRELDSLEHRFDRDLWQKLIEADILTSASASVLGGDGFGALEQIAILVALGRQLAAVPYLESVMLGAGVLARFGSEDLQQAWGVPAVKGEKILAVALDGEMGEGPVQATSSGEGYQLTGTRTQISFGTVADAFLVPAETNSGTAVFLVTAEDPGVRVTPLVTTGLGSVAHLGLDGVVLDEARRVGGGEVAAWLSTLGTLGRTAYQLGVLDRGLRMTAEYAREREQFDRPIGSFQAVSQRLADGYIDVKGLRLTLTQAAWKVSEDIPAELDVASAAFWAAEAGHRVAHTIVHVHGGVGVDTDHPAHRYFLAAKETEFALGGATGQLRRIGRELAETPA, encoded by the coding sequence ATGGACTTCACGACAACCGAAGCAGCCCAAGACCTCGGCGGCCTGGTCGACACGATCGTGGACTCGGTGTGCACGCCGGAACACCAGCGGGAACTGGACTCGCTCGAGCACCGGTTCGACCGCGACCTCTGGCAGAAGCTGATCGAGGCCGACATCCTCACCAGCGCATCGGCGTCGGTGCTGGGCGGCGATGGTTTCGGAGCGCTCGAGCAGATCGCGATCCTGGTCGCCCTGGGCCGCCAACTGGCCGCCGTGCCCTACCTGGAGTCGGTGATGCTGGGCGCCGGAGTGCTGGCCCGGTTTGGCTCCGAGGACTTGCAGCAGGCGTGGGGGGTTCCGGCCGTCAAGGGCGAGAAGATTTTGGCGGTCGCGCTCGACGGTGAGATGGGCGAAGGGCCGGTTCAGGCCACCAGCTCCGGCGAAGGCTATCAGCTGACCGGAACCCGCACCCAGATCAGTTTCGGCACCGTCGCGGACGCATTCCTTGTTCCCGCCGAAACCAATTCCGGCACAGCGGTTTTTCTGGTCACCGCCGAGGACCCCGGTGTTCGCGTGACCCCGTTGGTCACCACCGGCCTGGGCAGCGTCGCCCACCTGGGGCTGGACGGCGTGGTGCTGGATGAGGCGCGGCGGGTCGGCGGGGGCGAGGTCGCGGCGTGGCTGAGCACCCTGGGAACCTTGGGCCGCACCGCGTATCAGCTCGGGGTGCTCGACCGTGGGTTGCGGATGACGGCCGAATACGCCCGTGAGCGTGAACAATTCGACCGCCCGATCGGCAGTTTCCAAGCCGTGTCGCAGCGGCTGGCGGACGGCTACATCGACGTCAAGGGCTTGCGGCTGACGCTCACTCAGGCTGCCTGGAAGGTTTCGGAGGACATACCCGCCGAGCTCGACGTGGCCAGCGCGGCGTTCTGGGCGGCGGAGGCCGGGCACCGGGTCGCGCACACCATCGTGCATGTACACGGCGGCGTGGGCGTCGATACCGATCACCCGGCGCATCGTTATTTCCTGGCAGCCAAGGAAACCGAGTTCGCGCTGGGCGGTGCCACCGGTCAGCTGCGCCGGATCGGGCGCGAGCTGGCGGAAACCCCGGCCTAG
- a CDS encoding acyl-CoA dehydrogenase — translation MRISYTPEQEELRRELRSYFTGLMTPERREALTSSGGGEVGTGTAYRDTVAQMGKDGWLTLNWPKEYGGQDRSPMDSLIFTDEAAIAGVPVPFLTINSVAPTIMAFGTEEQKKFFLPKIAAGELHFSIGYSEPGAGTDLANLRTTAVRDGDDYVINGQKMWTSLIAYADWVWLAVRTNPEAKKHRGISMLVVPTTADGFSWTPVHTMAGVDTSATYYSDVRVPVSNLIGEENGGWKLVTNQLNHERVALVSPQPIFLALREVREWAQNTKDSGGARLIDSEWVQLNLARVHAKAEVLKLINWELASSDGESLNPADASAAKVFGTELATEAYRLLMEVLGTAATLRQDSPGAKLAGRVERMHRACLILTFGGGTNEVQRDIIGMVALGLPRNR, via the coding sequence ATGCGCATCAGTTACACCCCCGAACAGGAGGAGCTGCGTCGCGAGCTGCGGTCGTACTTCACCGGGCTTATGACACCCGAGCGTCGCGAGGCGCTGACCTCCTCGGGCGGCGGCGAGGTCGGGACCGGCACCGCGTACCGTGACACCGTCGCGCAGATGGGCAAGGACGGCTGGCTGACCCTGAACTGGCCCAAGGAGTACGGCGGCCAGGACCGTTCCCCGATGGACTCGCTGATCTTCACCGACGAGGCCGCGATCGCCGGCGTGCCGGTACCGTTCCTGACGATCAACAGCGTGGCGCCGACGATCATGGCGTTCGGCACCGAGGAACAGAAGAAGTTCTTCCTGCCCAAGATCGCCGCCGGGGAGCTGCATTTCTCGATCGGCTACTCCGAGCCCGGCGCCGGCACCGACCTGGCCAACCTGCGTACCACTGCCGTCCGCGACGGTGACGACTACGTCATCAACGGCCAGAAGATGTGGACCAGCCTGATCGCCTACGCGGACTGGGTCTGGCTGGCGGTGCGCACCAACCCCGAGGCCAAAAAGCACCGCGGCATCTCGATGCTGGTCGTGCCCACCACCGCCGACGGTTTCTCGTGGACGCCGGTGCACACCATGGCGGGTGTGGACACCAGCGCCACCTACTACTCGGATGTGCGCGTCCCGGTGAGCAACCTGATCGGCGAAGAGAACGGCGGCTGGAAGCTGGTGACCAACCAGCTCAACCACGAGCGGGTCGCGCTGGTGTCGCCGCAACCGATCTTCCTCGCGCTGCGCGAGGTTCGGGAGTGGGCACAAAACACCAAGGACTCCGGCGGGGCACGGCTGATCGACTCGGAGTGGGTGCAGCTCAATCTGGCCCGGGTGCACGCCAAGGCGGAGGTGCTCAAGCTGATCAACTGGGAGCTGGCGTCATCGGACGGCGAATCGCTCAACCCGGCGGACGCGTCGGCGGCCAAGGTGTTCGGGACCGAGTTGGCCACCGAGGCCTACCGGTTGCTGATGGAGGTGCTGGGCACGGCGGCGACCTTGCGCCAGGATTCGCCGGGGGCCAAGCTGGCCGGCCGGGTCGAGCGGATGCACCGCGCCTGCCTGATCCTGACCTTCGGCGGCGGCACCAACGAGGTGCAGCGCGACATCATCGGCATGGTCGCGCTCGGCCTGCCGCGAAACCGCTAA
- a CDS encoding ferredoxin, giving the protein MRVIVDRDRCEGNAVCLGIAPDIFDLDDEDYAVVKTDPIPSDQEALAEQAIAECPRAALLRAD; this is encoded by the coding sequence GTGCGGGTGATCGTCGATCGTGACCGGTGCGAAGGTAACGCGGTGTGCTTGGGAATCGCGCCGGATATCTTCGACCTCGACGATGAGGACTATGCCGTGGTGAAGACCGATCCGATTCCGTCGGACCAAGAAGCTCTCGCCGAGCAGGCGATCGCCGAGTGTCCGCGCGCGGCGTTGCTGCGTGCGGACTAA